The Paenibacillus sp. MBLB1832 genome has a window encoding:
- a CDS encoding IS110 family RNA-guided transposase encodes MDILIERACGMDVHKDSITACTMTPEGKEIQTFSTKTVFLLQLIDWIKKHGCTHVAMESTGVFWKPIVNLLEAEDIKFLVVNAQHMKSLPGRKTDVKDAEWIAQLLRHGLLTASFIPNRNQRELRELVRYRRSIIEERARQHNRIQKVLEGANIKLGSVVSDIMGVSSKDMLNAIANGEEDPEKLAGLARRSMKKKKDELELALRGYVNPHQRLMLKTILGHIDFLSEQIEMLDQEVAQRVISDQEDIDRLDSIPGIATRMAEQILAEIGTNIKEQFPSAAHLCSWAAVVPGHNESAGKRKSSKGKKGNKYLKSALTEAAHSVGSSKNYLGAMYRRTLARKGRKRAAIVVAHAMLRIAYYLLTRKEMYVDLGEDYFDKQKLRAIVRNSVRRLETLGYNVTISEVS; translated from the coding sequence ATGGATATACTCATTGAGCGCGCATGTGGCATGGATGTTCATAAAGATTCCATTACTGCATGTACAATGACACCCGAAGGAAAGGAGATTCAAACGTTCTCTACTAAAACCGTATTTCTACTCCAGTTAATTGACTGGATTAAAAAGCATGGTTGTACTCACGTAGCTATGGAGAGTACAGGTGTCTTCTGGAAGCCAATTGTGAACCTATTAGAGGCTGAAGACATTAAATTTTTAGTTGTAAATGCTCAACATATGAAATCTCTCCCAGGACGTAAAACTGATGTGAAAGATGCGGAATGGATTGCCCAACTCCTTCGTCATGGACTGCTAACGGCGAGCTTCATTCCGAACCGTAACCAAAGGGAACTGCGGGAACTAGTTCGGTACCGCCGCAGCATTATTGAAGAACGAGCCAGACAACATAATCGTATTCAAAAAGTGTTAGAAGGAGCAAACATCAAGCTTGGTTCTGTGGTTTCAGATATTATGGGGGTCTCATCTAAGGACATGCTCAACGCTATTGCAAACGGCGAAGAAGATCCTGAAAAACTAGCAGGCCTCGCTCGACGATCTATGAAAAAGAAAAAAGATGAACTCGAACTTGCTCTTCGAGGTTACGTTAATCCTCATCAACGCTTGATGCTTAAAACCATTCTAGGTCACATTGATTTCCTTTCAGAACAAATTGAGATGTTAGATCAAGAAGTTGCCCAGAGAGTTATTTCAGATCAAGAAGATATTGATCGATTAGATTCTATCCCTGGAATTGCCACTCGAATGGCTGAACAAATCTTAGCTGAAATTGGAACAAACATTAAAGAGCAATTTCCAAGTGCGGCTCACTTGTGTTCTTGGGCAGCAGTTGTACCCGGACATAATGAGAGCGCAGGCAAAAGGAAGTCTTCTAAAGGTAAGAAAGGAAACAAATATTTGAAATCTGCCCTAACAGAGGCGGCACATTCCGTAGGTTCCTCTAAAAATTATCTTGGTGCTATGTATAGACGAACTTTAGCACGAAAAGGTAGGAAAAGAGCTGCTATTGTAGTGGCCCATGCCATGCTAAGAATCGCTTATTATCTGCTTACAAGAAAAGAAATGTATGTTGATCTAGGTGAAGATTATTTTGATAAGCAAAAACTTAGAGCAATTGTACGGAATTCGGTTCGAAGGCTTGAAACTTTAGGCTACAACGTTACGATTTCGGAAGTCTCCTGA
- the argC gene encoding N-acetyl-gamma-glutamyl-phosphate reductase — translation MKYKIFVDGQEGTTGLKIHDYLSKIPNIEVIKIDSENRKDFEARKAFINEADVVFLCLPDSASKDSVSMISNNKTKIIDASTAFRTNQDWTYGLPELNKNQRNKIQNSSRVSVPGCHATGFILAIHPLVAEGIIPSDYPTTCYSLTGYSGGGKRLISEYQNSNNQQLFAPRQYALNLNHKHLPEMKLYSGLNSSPLFTPIVGNYYQGDAVTIPLFPRMFNKKVTARDIQELLALYYKDERFIRVMPYDSEVNLEDGFLNLMQCNNTNYLDIFVFGHQDEILLVSRFDNLGKGASGAAIQNMNIMLGFDECTGLE, via the coding sequence GTGAAATATAAAATATTTGTGGATGGTCAAGAAGGTACAACAGGTTTAAAAATACATGATTACTTATCTAAGATTCCTAACATAGAAGTAATCAAAATTGATTCTGAAAATCGAAAAGATTTCGAAGCTCGTAAGGCATTTATAAATGAAGCTGATGTCGTATTTCTTTGTCTTCCAGATTCTGCTTCAAAGGATTCCGTTTCTATGATAAGTAATAATAAGACGAAAATAATTGATGCAAGTACAGCGTTTAGAACTAACCAGGACTGGACATATGGATTACCAGAATTAAATAAAAATCAAAGAAATAAAATTCAAAATTCATCTAGGGTATCTGTCCCAGGATGTCATGCGACAGGGTTTATTTTAGCTATCCACCCTTTGGTGGCAGAAGGAATTATCCCTAGTGATTACCCTACGACTTGTTATTCACTTACTGGCTATAGTGGTGGAGGAAAGAGACTTATCTCTGAATATCAGAACTCAAATAATCAACAGCTTTTCGCGCCAAGACAATATGCACTTAACCTTAATCACAAGCATCTTCCAGAAATGAAACTTTATTCTGGGTTAAACTCATCACCACTTTTCACTCCAATAGTCGGAAACTATTATCAAGGTGATGCAGTTACTATTCCACTCTTTCCTAGAATGTTTAATAAGAAAGTGACGGCAAGAGATATTCAAGAACTGCTTGCTTTGTACTATAAAGATGAACGTTTTATTCGAGTTATGCCATATGACTCTGAGGTAAATCTTGAAGACGGTTTCTTAAATCTTATGCAATGCAATAATACTAATTATTTGGACATTTTTGTTTTTGGTCATCAAGATGAAATATTACTTGTCTCTCGATTTGATAATTTGGGAAAAGGTGCCTCGGGGGCAGCCATTCAGAATATGAACATTATGCTTGGATTTGACGAATGTACAGGGCTAGAGTAA
- a CDS encoding SMI1/KNR4 family protein, whose product MNKVIPNNELSLEEVGLYVKSDHLLKLLHEKELHTDRPFDGCIEAEIKLLEQEMGIKLPESYRQYLVAVGHYSGRLFQGTDTNFSQLKELQDEAKELLKANNNPVVLPDRTFVFSMHQGYEIRFFKLNEGDNPPVMEWYEGSTKGIIMLYDTFEEFLLDSIYQHATIRWLD is encoded by the coding sequence TTGAATAAGGTCATCCCGAATAATGAATTATCCCTTGAGGAAGTAGGTTTGTATGTGAAAAGTGATCATTTATTAAAGCTCCTGCATGAGAAGGAATTGCATACTGACCGTCCATTTGATGGATGTATCGAAGCAGAGATAAAGCTACTGGAGCAAGAAATGGGAATCAAGTTACCCGAGTCTTATCGCCAATACTTAGTTGCTGTCGGCCATTATTCAGGAAGATTATTTCAAGGTACAGATACTAATTTCTCACAACTAAAGGAACTTCAGGATGAGGCAAAAGAATTACTAAAAGCAAATAATAACCCGGTAGTGTTGCCCGATAGAACTTTTGTATTCTCAATGCATCAGGGTTATGAAATTAGATTTTTCAAATTAAATGAAGGTGATAATCCTCCTGTCATGGAATGGTACGAGGGGAGTACAAAGGGGATAATAATGCTCTATGATACATTTGAAGAGTTTCTTTTAGATTCAATTTATCAGCATGCAACCATAAGATGGCTGGATTAA
- a CDS encoding IS110 family RNA-guided transposase: MDILIERACGMDVHKDSITACTMTPEGKEIQTFSTKTVFLLQLIDWIKKHGCTHVAMECTGVFWKPIVNLLEAEDIKFLVVNAQHMKSLPGRKTDVKDAEWIAQLLRHGLLTASFIPNRNQRELRELVRYRRSIIEERARQHNRIQKVLEGANIKLGSVVSDIMGVSSKDMLNAIANGEEDPEKLAGLARRSMKKKKDELELALRGYVNPHQRLMLKTILGHIDFLSEQIEMLDQEVAQRVISDQEDIDRLDSIPGIATRMAEQILAEIGTNIKEQFPSAAHLCSWAAVVPGHNESAGKRKSSKGKKGNKYLKSALTEAAHSVGSSKNYLGAMYRRTLARKGRKRAAIVVAHAMLRIAYYLLTRKEMYVDLGEDYFDKQKLGAIVRNSVRRLETLGYNVTISEVS, from the coding sequence ATGGATATACTCATTGAGCGCGCATGTGGCATGGATGTTCATAAAGATTCCATTACTGCATGTACAATGACACCCGAAGGAAAGGAGATTCAAACGTTCTCTACTAAAACCGTATTTCTACTCCAGTTAATTGACTGGATTAAAAAGCATGGTTGTACTCACGTAGCTATGGAGTGTACAGGTGTCTTCTGGAAGCCAATTGTGAACCTATTAGAGGCTGAAGACATTAAATTTTTAGTTGTAAATGCTCAACATATGAAATCTCTCCCAGGACGTAAAACTGATGTGAAAGATGCGGAATGGATTGCCCAACTCCTTCGTCATGGACTGCTAACGGCGAGCTTCATTCCGAACCGTAACCAAAGGGAACTGCGGGAACTAGTTCGGTACCGCCGCAGCATTATTGAAGAACGAGCCAGACAACATAATCGTATTCAAAAAGTGTTAGAAGGAGCAAACATCAAGCTTGGTTCTGTGGTTTCAGATATTATGGGGGTCTCATCTAAGGACATGCTCAACGCTATTGCAAACGGCGAAGAAGATCCTGAAAAACTAGCAGGCCTCGCTCGACGATCTATGAAAAAGAAAAAAGATGAACTCGAACTTGCTCTTCGAGGTTACGTTAATCCTCATCAACGCTTGATGCTTAAAACCATTCTAGGTCACATTGATTTCCTTTCAGAACAAATTGAGATGTTAGATCAAGAAGTTGCCCAGAGAGTTATTTCAGATCAAGAAGATATTGATCGATTAGATTCTATCCCTGGAATTGCCACTCGAATGGCTGAACAAATCTTAGCTGAAATTGGAACAAACATTAAAGAGCAATTTCCAAGTGCGGCTCACTTGTGTTCTTGGGCAGCAGTTGTACCCGGACATAATGAGAGCGCAGGCAAAAGGAAGTCTTCTAAAGGTAAGAAAGGAAACAAATATTTGAAATCTGCCCTAACAGAGGCGGCACATTCCGTAGGTTCCTCTAAAAATTATCTTGGTGCTATGTATAGACGAACTTTAGCACGAAAAGGTAGGAAAAGAGCTGCTATTGTAGTGGCCCATGCCATGCTAAGAATCGCTTATTATCTGCTTACAAGAAAAGAAATGTATGTTGATCTAGGTGAAGATTATTTTGATAAGCAAAAACTTGGAGCAATTGTACGGAATTCGGTTCGAAGGCTTGAAACTTTAGGCTACAACGTTACGATTTCGGAAGTCTCCTGA
- a CDS encoding ABC transporter substrate-binding protein, whose amino-acid sequence MNGKLYNVPMNFHEITINGAVVRGDLMKKYAIGDIKTLEDYGKYLDAIKKNEPNMVPYDAGADGNRLSTVHSRATGYLGNFDPVANVTTKDFKKAFDVFEQKPKLEFFNLMHTWNENGYWSKNALVKKETAKDSFSAGKSASFVENLLAANAAYMKLNVAHPEWDVKYYPFNPNVPYTANPYINNGMAINAKSKNAERALMFLDLLRNDKEYNLLTTYGIKGKHYDLSPEGKLIALPDAQNFPADGACPWGWRDDRFYLTANGGLPNYNQILDNARKNLIATPINNFVFDNTTVKSQKANLDSIISQYVGPLNFGVTSSTVEQDWNNNVVAKLKTAGVDTYLQEYQKQLDAYLANLK is encoded by the coding sequence GTGAATGGGAAACTGTACAATGTTCCGATGAACTTCCATGAGATTACGATAAACGGTGCCGTTGTTCGTGGCGATCTAATGAAAAAGTATGCCATTGGGGATATCAAAACATTGGAGGATTATGGCAAATACCTAGATGCGATTAAGAAAAATGAGCCGAATATGGTTCCCTACGATGCTGGTGCCGATGGAAATCGTTTGTCAACCGTACATTCCAGAGCTACAGGGTATTTAGGAAATTTCGATCCTGTAGCCAATGTGACTACGAAAGATTTTAAGAAAGCTTTTGATGTATTTGAACAAAAACCCAAGTTGGAATTTTTTAACCTCATGCATACCTGGAATGAAAATGGCTATTGGTCTAAGAACGCGCTTGTAAAGAAAGAAACTGCTAAAGATTCTTTCTCAGCCGGGAAGAGTGCCTCTTTCGTTGAGAACTTGCTTGCTGCAAACGCTGCCTATATGAAGCTGAACGTCGCTCATCCGGAGTGGGATGTCAAATACTATCCCTTTAACCCCAATGTTCCGTATACGGCTAATCCATACATTAATAATGGCATGGCCATTAATGCCAAATCGAAAAATGCTGAACGTGCACTCATGTTCCTTGATTTGCTCCGCAATGATAAAGAATATAACTTGCTCACGACATATGGGATTAAGGGCAAACATTACGACCTCTCACCAGAAGGCAAACTGATCGCGCTGCCAGATGCACAAAATTTCCCTGCAGATGGAGCTTGCCCGTGGGGATGGCGGGATGACCGCTTCTATTTAACAGCTAACGGTGGACTGCCGAACTACAATCAAATTTTGGATAATGCGCGAAAAAACCTCATAGCCACGCCTATTAACAATTTTGTCTTTGACAACACAACCGTTAAATCACAAAAGGCTAACCTAGACAGTATTATTTCCCAGTACGTGGGGCCGCTGAATTTTGGCGTTACCTCCAGTACCGTTGAACAAGACTGGAACAACAATGTTGTCGCTAAATTAAAGACAGCAGGCGTCGACACCTACTTGCAAGAGTATCAAAAACAATTAGATGCTTATCTGGCAAATTTAAAATAA
- a CDS encoding sialate O-acetylesterase, translated as MRLRFIYVSLMAAAILALGALLQVAPVALAADTISISTPGSYTVIQRDDTNSASVVIKGNYSAGTYTAIQAQAVLMSGGNGVPVGWTTIVANPASAGGNYSGSLKLSAGGWYQLQVQLLSGSSVVATATVNKIGVGEVFLAAGQSNSANCGETKVTPADDRVAAMNYNTGGWAFGADPLPGADCSGGSPWTGMAELLHETLQVPIGLISTGKGSTSVLDWQPGGTLYPRISAALSKVGPKGIRAALWHQGEGDLSTDPAVYEAKLTNVINQSRTDGGWSIPWGIAQTGDAFDKNNQSLRDPAQVAAIAASQQKTFTDVANTFLGPNTNLLDAAWRYKNVDSNHPDGIWIHFNENGLREHGRQWYAILMNKYWPGFVLNDLAVRKTASASSELDSSRTAYKAIDGYTTSTGWSAASGKGAGEWLQIDFGAPTTINRTAVTEGATNITDYKIQTWNGSSWIDAVSGTTLGIGEQLDTFNPVTTSKVRLYVTGVVSGKTAAIRAFKVFNSATSAANLVQNAGLESGSLSSWSVWVPAGGSTTSAKVEAGGHSGTYRGVHYASGAPYRVSTYQNFTGLGSGLYTVKAWVMSTDNQTVSPILIVRDKSGGNVLAQTDINTVANSSTWTQITISNVNVTGTTAEVEFYSNGDAGQWIRFDDVVFYRQ; from the coding sequence GTGAGATTGCGATTCATCTACGTGTCGCTCATGGCTGCTGCAATACTGGCGCTTGGCGCCCTGCTGCAGGTGGCTCCTGTGGCCTTGGCGGCAGATACCATCTCCATCTCGACGCCGGGGTCGTACACGGTCATCCAGCGGGATGACACAAACAGCGCCTCGGTTGTTATCAAGGGCAATTACAGCGCCGGCACGTATACGGCGATACAGGCACAGGCAGTGCTGATGTCCGGCGGCAATGGGGTCCCAGTGGGATGGACGACGATTGTCGCCAATCCCGCAAGCGCTGGCGGCAATTATTCGGGCAGCCTCAAGCTGTCTGCAGGTGGTTGGTATCAGCTTCAGGTGCAGCTGCTTAGTGGGTCTTCCGTGGTTGCTACAGCTACCGTGAATAAAATCGGCGTGGGTGAAGTGTTTCTGGCTGCCGGGCAGTCCAATTCGGCGAACTGCGGCGAGACGAAAGTGACGCCTGCGGACGACCGGGTAGCGGCAATGAATTACAACACCGGTGGGTGGGCATTCGGTGCCGACCCGCTGCCAGGCGCAGATTGCTCAGGTGGTTCGCCGTGGACTGGCATGGCCGAGCTGTTGCACGAAACGCTGCAAGTGCCGATCGGGCTCATCTCCACAGGCAAAGGCTCCACCTCCGTACTCGACTGGCAGCCTGGCGGCACCCTGTATCCGCGCATCTCAGCGGCACTCTCCAAAGTTGGACCTAAGGGCATCCGCGCAGCCTTGTGGCATCAAGGCGAGGGGGATTTGTCCACGGACCCTGCAGTCTATGAAGCGAAGCTAACCAATGTCATCAACCAGTCCCGCACAGATGGCGGCTGGTCTATACCGTGGGGCATCGCCCAGACGGGCGACGCTTTTGACAAAAATAATCAGTCTCTCCGGGATCCTGCTCAAGTGGCCGCCATTGCGGCTAGCCAGCAGAAGACTTTCACCGATGTGGCAAACACGTTCCTAGGGCCGAACACGAATCTGCTGGATGCTGCATGGCGTTATAAAAATGTGGACAGCAATCATCCCGATGGCATTTGGATACATTTTAATGAGAACGGGCTTCGTGAGCATGGCCGACAGTGGTACGCTATTCTGATGAACAAATACTGGCCCGGATTTGTATTGAATGATCTAGCCGTACGCAAGACAGCTTCCGCCTCGAGTGAACTCGACAGCTCCAGAACCGCGTACAAGGCTATTGACGGTTATACAACTAGCACAGGCTGGAGTGCGGCATCCGGTAAGGGTGCGGGGGAATGGCTTCAGATCGATTTCGGAGCACCCACAACGATCAATAGAACTGCGGTGACTGAAGGGGCAACGAACATAACCGATTACAAAATCCAGACATGGAACGGCTCGTCCTGGATTGATGCGGTTTCAGGCACAACGCTGGGCATAGGAGAACAATTGGATACGTTTAATCCAGTCACTACAAGCAAAGTGCGTCTTTATGTAACTGGGGTTGTATCCGGCAAGACAGCGGCAATCCGAGCGTTCAAAGTGTTCAACAGCGCCACATCTGCGGCGAATCTCGTGCAGAATGCCGGCTTGGAAAGCGGCTCGCTCAGTAGTTGGAGCGTCTGGGTGCCTGCCGGCGGCAGCACGACCAGCGCCAAGGTGGAGGCCGGAGGGCATAGCGGCACTTATCGCGGTGTACATTACGCATCTGGCGCACCTTACCGCGTATCCACTTATCAGAACTTCACGGGTCTTGGCAGCGGGTTGTACACCGTCAAAGCCTGGGTCATGAGTACAGACAACCAGACGGTTTCACCTATTCTCATTGTGCGTGACAAGTCAGGCGGAAATGTATTGGCCCAGACGGATATCAACACCGTAGCGAATTCGTCCACATGGACACAAATTACGATATCCAATGTTAATGTGACTGGTACAACGGCCGAGGTGGAATTCTATTCGAATGGTGATGCCGGACAGTGGATTCGTTTCGATGATGTTGTCTTTTACCGGCAATAA
- a CDS encoding heparinase II/III domain-containing protein produces MKISMHPLFAELPQLLISKEHLKPFPRYEDRDAWQGLPLVIQQTYLQLGEQALGKEWPVLRASSFMDYVRTGDRKRYETVLNERRKRLFDLLIAECIEGEGRFLVEIADGIWTFCEQSTWLHPAHQYVNGREGKLLPDINDQAICHVTGEIAGLLAVTYWILQRPLDRLSQDLGGRLWVELQTRVIDVYEQRSDFWWMGFTPNVRAVNNWNPWIYSNLLPVCLLFMKNEERLAQVVARIVKSLDAFIANYAPDGGCDEGATYWNVAGGSMLDCLEWLHLATAGRLQVYEQPLIQEIGRYVLYSHIADDWFVNFADGSARPYVSPHLVSRYGAAIKDERLMALGDSLRKEVVSALDYLHPIRTLWSWFRPMSSQLPKSAPLLRDVWLPDIQFMAAREYAGSAEGLYVAAKGGHNGESHNHNDIGQFIVYADGQPFLIDIGVEVYSARTFGPERYQIWTMQSAYHNLPTIRGMQQHAGQAYRAEDVQYICTDSEASFSLELAAAYPDEAGIASLKRRVALNRASQKEVIVIDAITLTTPTADVRLNLMTPVEPLIDGNTILLKAECGKVLQIQFDKNQFSVKVKRIDFQDAKLNHAWGNTLYRMQLIAFEAVRQAEWKLQIRQV; encoded by the coding sequence ATGAAAATCAGTATGCATCCATTGTTCGCCGAATTGCCCCAGTTGTTAATTTCTAAGGAGCATCTGAAGCCATTCCCACGCTATGAAGATCGCGATGCCTGGCAAGGTCTTCCTCTTGTCATCCAACAGACTTATTTGCAGCTGGGAGAGCAAGCCTTAGGAAAAGAATGGCCGGTCCTTCGGGCTTCTTCTTTCATGGACTATGTTCGTACAGGTGACAGAAAGCGCTATGAGACTGTTTTGAATGAACGACGAAAAAGACTATTCGACCTGTTAATTGCCGAATGCATAGAAGGCGAGGGTCGGTTCTTAGTCGAAATCGCAGATGGAATCTGGACATTTTGTGAACAATCAACCTGGTTGCATCCTGCACATCAATATGTGAACGGCCGCGAGGGCAAATTGCTGCCAGACATCAACGATCAGGCGATTTGCCATGTAACAGGCGAAATTGCAGGCTTGCTCGCGGTTACGTACTGGATATTGCAGCGCCCTCTGGATAGGCTGTCGCAGGATCTTGGCGGTCGGCTCTGGGTGGAGTTGCAGACACGGGTTATCGATGTGTACGAGCAACGCTCGGATTTCTGGTGGATGGGGTTTACGCCAAATGTGCGTGCGGTGAATAACTGGAATCCATGGATCTATTCGAATTTGCTGCCTGTATGTCTGCTCTTTATGAAAAATGAGGAGCGTCTCGCCCAAGTGGTAGCACGTATCGTGAAGAGTTTAGATGCCTTTATCGCCAACTACGCGCCAGATGGAGGCTGCGACGAAGGAGCTACGTATTGGAACGTGGCGGGTGGTTCGATGCTTGATTGTTTGGAATGGCTGCATTTGGCGACGGCTGGACGCCTGCAGGTATACGAACAGCCGCTTATACAGGAGATCGGTCGATACGTGCTGTACAGTCATATTGCAGATGACTGGTTTGTGAATTTTGCGGATGGCAGTGCTCGCCCCTATGTCTCCCCACATCTGGTGAGCCGTTATGGCGCCGCCATCAAGGACGAACGTTTAATGGCGTTAGGGGATTCTTTGCGCAAGGAAGTGGTGTCGGCGTTGGACTACCTTCATCCGATTCGCACGCTTTGGAGTTGGTTTCGGCCGATGAGTTCACAGCTTCCCAAGAGCGCTCCGCTACTGCGCGATGTGTGGTTGCCGGACATCCAGTTCATGGCTGCACGCGAATATGCAGGAAGCGCAGAAGGGCTGTACGTTGCTGCCAAGGGCGGGCATAACGGCGAGAGCCACAACCACAACGACATTGGTCAATTTATCGTCTATGCGGACGGACAGCCATTCCTAATTGACATAGGTGTCGAGGTGTACTCCGCTCGTACGTTCGGTCCTGAACGTTACCAAATTTGGACGATGCAGTCAGCGTACCATAACCTGCCGACCATCAGAGGCATGCAGCAGCATGCGGGACAGGCCTACCGTGCAGAGGATGTACAATACATTTGTACAGACTCGGAAGCTTCGTTCTCGCTGGAACTGGCAGCAGCATACCCAGATGAAGCAGGCATCGCTTCGTTGAAGCGCCGTGTTGCCTTGAATAGGGCATCCCAGAAGGAAGTAATCGTCATCGACGCCATTACGCTCACCACTCCGACTGCCGATGTGCGGCTAAACCTTATGACACCTGTTGAGCCATTAATAGATGGCAACACCATTTTGCTCAAGGCGGAATGTGGCAAAGTGCTGCAAATTCAGTTTGACAAGAATCAGTTCAGTGTTAAGGTGAAACGAATTGATTTCCAAGATGCCAAGCTTAACCACGCGTGGGGAAATACATTGTATCGCATGCAGCTTATTGCTTTCGAAGCCGTGAGACAAGCGGAATGGAAGCTGCAGATTCGGCAAGTTTAA
- a CDS encoding carbohydrate ABC transporter permease, producing the protein MQPSSINAGTAAPISTTQRRRPPRNREALVGWLFLVPEFVGVAVFGLFPLLFSLFLSFCDWNMVGGLSAIHYSGLDNFKAMLHDSKVIAGLKNNVLYTLYTVPISMALALLAAVIIHSKVYFQSYFKVTFFIPYISSIIALSAVWSALFHPSLGPVNRLLTAIGVANPPKWLADTHYSLTSIIIIMIWAGIGYQIIIFLAGLSNIPQDLYEAADIDGANERQKFIRITLPLLGPTISFLVITLIMSSFKVFDPIAFLTQGGPNQSSTVLVYRIYEEGFQNFRMGYASAISWLLFLIVACVTFLTWKIQNKTTHY; encoded by the coding sequence ATGCAACCATCATCGATTAATGCGGGTACCGCTGCCCCTATCAGCACTACACAGCGCCGCCGCCCGCCACGTAACCGCGAAGCCCTCGTCGGCTGGCTCTTTCTCGTCCCGGAATTCGTCGGCGTCGCCGTCTTCGGCTTGTTCCCGCTGCTATTCTCCTTATTCCTTAGCTTCTGCGACTGGAATATGGTCGGCGGCCTGTCCGCGATCCATTATAGCGGCCTGGACAATTTTAAAGCCATGCTGCATGACAGCAAGGTCATCGCCGGACTCAAAAACAACGTCTTGTACACGCTGTATACAGTTCCGATCAGCATGGCGCTCGCACTGCTCGCTGCGGTCATCATTCATTCCAAAGTATATTTCCAAAGCTACTTTAAGGTAACGTTCTTCATCCCTTACATCTCCTCTATCATCGCTCTGAGCGCTGTATGGAGCGCACTATTCCATCCGTCGCTAGGCCCTGTCAATCGGCTGCTCACCGCGATCGGCGTAGCGAACCCGCCTAAGTGGCTAGCGGACACCCACTACTCGCTTACTTCAATTATCATCATCATGATTTGGGCGGGAATCGGGTACCAAATCATTATTTTCCTGGCTGGTCTGAGCAACATTCCCCAGGATCTGTACGAAGCCGCTGACATCGACGGCGCGAACGAGAGGCAGAAATTTATCCGTATCACGCTGCCGCTGCTCGGTCCCACAATCTCCTTCTTGGTCATCACGCTCATCATGTCATCTTTTAAGGTGTTCGATCCGATCGCGTTCCTGACACAAGGAGGACCGAATCAATCCTCCACCGTACTTGTGTACCGAATTTATGAGGAAGGCTTTCAAAACTTCCGCATGGGCTATGCCTCGGCAATCTCCTGGCTGCTGTTCCTTATCGTGGCTTGCGTGACGTTCCTCACATGGAAAATCCAGAACAAGACAACCCATTACTAG
- a CDS encoding carbohydrate ABC transporter permease has translation MGVFSLLFLIPLFWMVSTSAKVEKDVMVFPIQWIPQQWNWVGNFKTVWMSKVPFALFYFNSLKLAILSTLITLFISAMAAYAFTKLEFKGRDTAFGVLLAFMIIPPEATLVPRYILMKWFHLIDSHAGIVIMNMFAVYFTFLLRQFMLGINQEYMEAAKIDGSGYVRSFLQIILPLSKPILATVAIIKFIWTWNDYQGPLIFIFNQKLYPITLGMQMFKDQYADNYAVMMMASLSAIIPLVIVFIVMQRQVINGITLGGVKG, from the coding sequence ATGGGCGTGTTCTCCCTGCTGTTTCTCATTCCGCTATTCTGGATGGTCTCCACCTCGGCTAAGGTCGAGAAAGATGTGATGGTATTTCCTATTCAGTGGATTCCGCAGCAATGGAACTGGGTCGGCAATTTCAAAACCGTATGGATGAGCAAAGTGCCGTTCGCCCTGTTTTATTTTAACTCGCTGAAGCTTGCTATTCTGTCCACTCTCATTACACTGTTCATCTCAGCCATGGCTGCCTACGCCTTCACGAAGCTGGAATTCAAAGGGCGAGACACAGCCTTCGGCGTACTGCTGGCGTTCATGATCATTCCACCCGAGGCGACACTCGTCCCGCGCTACATTCTCATGAAGTGGTTCCATCTGATCGACTCCCATGCTGGGATTGTCATTATGAATATGTTTGCCGTCTACTTCACGTTCCTGCTGCGGCAGTTCATGCTGGGCATCAACCAAGAATATATGGAAGCAGCCAAAATTGATGGATCCGGCTATGTCCGGTCGTTCCTGCAAATCATTCTGCCCCTATCCAAGCCAATTCTCGCAACCGTGGCGATTATCAAGTTCATTTGGACGTGGAACGATTACCAGGGACCGCTCATTTTCATTTTCAATCAGAAGCTGTATCCGATTACGCTCGGCATGCAGATGTTCAAGGATCAATACGCGGACAATTATGCTGTGATGATGATGGCTTCGCTCTCCGCAATCATTCCGCTCGTCATCGTGTTTATTGTCATGCAGCGCCAAGTCATCAACGGTATCACGCTAGGCGGGGTCAAGGGATAG